The DNA sequence tctctcaaataaataacaataaaaaacaattatCCCATGTTTAGCATAACTTTCCCAAGTATATGGTGctttttcattgttgttattCTAGAACGTAGATTTTATTTGTTGAATGAGAAAGCTAATGACAGAGCTAGACTGCCTTCGAAGTCACTACAAGCGGAGCCTCAGACCTGGTGGGCTGTAACGGAACATTGGGGAAGTATATCAATCAACTCAACAGAAAGCATCAGGGTTTGGGAGATGAATCAAGAGGAGTCTTTTCTCAGAACAAGGAAGCCTATTTTCAGTCCACACCAAATATCTAAGCTGCTTCCACACAAGCGTTTGCAGGGCAATAACTTTCCACTAGGATACTAACGTCCTAGAGATGAGTTTATCCAAGGACGCCTGTGAGAAACTTAAAAGGCCAAATACTGCAGGTACACTTCCGGCTAAATCTAACTTCCAGGCCCCAAACACACGGGACAAGCTCCGCCTCCTACAGCATAGGTCATGCACGGATTGGCAGTAGCTGATGCTTTGAGTGTATGGTAACTGCGTCTCAACCAGCCCGGGATTTCCAGCTTCCCATTGGAGCAGCAGCTTCCAATCGGCAGGGCTTCTGAGCTTCAGTCTGGAGACGGCGCTGGCTATTGGCTGCAGTGAGGGGGTGGAGCCTTAGGACCTAGCGAGCTCGTCCCGGGTAAAGCAAAGGATTGACAGGGAAGCACACGGCCGAGGGGCGTCGTGTCTGCTGTGGATACTGTCCACCACCCCCAACCCCGCTGCGGGTGAGCCTGCGCGAGACCCTGCGCCCACTCCCCGCGCTCGCCCAGTGCGCCTGCGCGGTAACAGCCGCCCGCACTTGTGCCATTTTCCCACTCTTCCGGGccaccttctcccctcccttccctgtccccctccccaccctgccGCCCTTCCTCCCCCTAGGCCCTTCTTTGAGATTTCCCCAGTCCCGATCCTTCCCCGACCCCGATCCCACCCCCCCAAGACCCTGGCGCCCCAGCCGCAGGTGCTGCGCCTCCGGGAGCCGCGATGCGCCTCGTCTCAGAACCTGTgggcctcccttccctcactgccCTCCGTTTCCACTGCCCAGGCCCCCACATCCTTCAGAATGACGCTGGACGTGGGGCCAGAGGACGAGCTGCCTGACTGGGCTGCGGCCAAGGAATTTTACCAGAAGTACGACCCTAAGGACGTCATTGGCAGGTGAGCCCAATCTAGGAGTGAGGTCCAGAGAGGTCAGATCCAAGGTTCCCGCTGAGGTCTGCATAGAGGGGAAGTGGTTGACGGTGAACCTTTGGTGACTAGACTCTTATTCTCAGTTAACTCATTTTCCCCATCTCATTCATTCAAGTATCCGACACACTTGTTTGAACTATATGCCGTGTACCAGGCACGAGCCTAAACACGGGAGAGTAGAAAATGTCTATGTTTTGGAAGTACTCCAGAGGAAGTGACCGAAAGCATTATTGGGACATTGAAAAGGTATCAAGTTAAATAGGTAAGagtaagccgggcatagtggcccacacctttaatccagcagaggtagaggtaagatGATCGTgggaagttcgaggccaccatgagactccatagtgaattccaggtcagctagaacaagaccctaccttaatatatatatattaaatatatatttccaagcagagagagagggaatgggcacaccaggacctcctgccataatacaactccagatgcatgtgccattttctacatctgggtttacatgggttctggggaattgaacgccgGACAGTTaagactttgcaaataagcacctcgaattgctgagccgtctccccagccctagacttttctttatttttttctaaaacaaaatacttgtattgtttatttgcatagagagagaaaattaatatgacatgccagggcctcgttgcaaacaaactccagatttatgtgtcactttgtgcatctggtgcatgggtactgggaaatcttagtcaggccagcaggctttcctgaaccatctccccagtcttacatttactattttgttttgttttggttttggttattttcaaggtatggtctcattctagccaggctgacctggcactcactctgtagttcctagCTAGTCTCAAATtgacagcaaccctcctacctctgtctcctgagtgctgtgattataggcatgagccacctcccTATCTAAGACTCACTCTTCAGTAGTTAAGCCTTCCTACTGTGCATCATTACTATGTGGCTACTGTGCATCATTACTATGTGATTGGGAAGCCCAGTTCTTTATAGCCTCAAAGCCCAAATTCTTTCTGCTGatgcaaccaagtgccttggtCTCTGGCTACTCTTCAAATATCAGAGTTGGGCTAGGAATACAGCTCAGGTAGTATGATTGCTGAGCACAGATTAGAAATGCCAAAAGTAAAAAGGAATCACTAGAGCTAGGTGTGGTATCTCATACCTGAACATACAGCACTCAGCAGAATGAAACAGAAGcactgagagttccaggctagcctgaactaaaaaagtgagaccctgtctcaaaaataccaAATGAAGCCCtgcgtgttggtgcatgccttaaatcccagcacttgggaggcagaagtaggaggatcactgtgagttcgaggtcagcatgagctagactgagaccctgcttcagaaaaacaaaaacaaatgagctgggtgtggtggctgcaTTTGGTCTGAGGACCTACTAATAATTTGCATTCTGTGGTTTGCTCAGTGTGTGTTCACTTTTTCTGGCAAGGTGAAAGCCAACATCTTGCTTACCACAGATCATCAACAACAGACCAAGTAACAATTCCATGTCCAACCTGGCAGTGAGTTTATTGAGCTTACTTACAGAGTGTGGGTGAGGGGTTGTGACCACAAAACATCATGATAATGACTTCATGGCAGCTGTGTCATGAAATCCCCTTTTCAGTTAACTTTCCACTTCTAGCATCTCCAAGCTACATGGGCTGAGGTGGCAGGAAGCATAATGGTTGGACTCCCAGGTGAGGATCCTTTGTTCTCTCCTACTAGGAAACGTCAGTAGTTCCATTGCCATTACTATAGACCTGGCTATCGCTATATGAAGTTGGTGAGATATCCCAAGCAAGGAATGGAATTTCCTGTTTTTGCCTTATTAATGCTTctcagcatcccttcatgatgtcTTGGTCACGTTTCAGGGTTACGGAAGCTAAAGCCCACAGACTTATGTCACTGAGTCATTTGGAAGTTAACTAGTGGCAAACTTGGTGTATGCACTAACATCTAAGCCTCAGCTTCCtggctcacccccccccccccccacacacacccaggtagggtctcattctagcccagatttgcctgaaattcactatgtagtctcaggctggcttcaaactcataatgatccttctgcctctgtctcctgctaggattaaagacatgtgcaatcacacccatctttttaaaaaaattatttattttcaagcagagagagaagagaaaatgggcatgccaaggcctgcaaacaaattccagatgcatgtgctactttgtgcatctggctttacgtgggtactggagaatcaaacctaggttgttaggctttgtaggcaagtgtcttactgctgagccatctctccagtccctacacctcagctcaattttttttttggggggggttcgaagtagtccagactgacctggaattcactctgaagtttcagggtggccttgaactcacggtgatcctcctatttcttcctcttgagtgctgggattaagggcgtgtgccaccataccctgctatgTGTGTCTTCAGAGTCTGACGTAGCTGGTATAAGGTGCTGAGGCTCCACTCTGTAGAAATGAGAATGGAGAACCTGGGCATGATGCATGCCTATTATTCCAGCACTtgcaaagctgaggcaggagtattgtgTGTCCAAGTGTAGAGACTGATTGTGCTGTTTTGCTCTGGCAGAGGAGTGAGCTCTGTGGTCCGCCGTTGCATTTGTCGAGCTACTGGTGATGAGTTTGCAGTGAAGATCATGGAGGTGACAGCTGAGCGGCTGAGTCTTGAGCAACTGGAGGAGGTGCGGGAAGCCACACGGCGAGAGATGCACATCCTTCGCCAGGTCGCTGGCCACCCCCATATCAGTGAGGCTGCATTCCGTGTTCCTGCTAGCTGACAGCCCGACTCCTGCTGGCCCTGCCCCCAACTTAGACCCCATCATTGCACTAGGCTCTGCCCTTCCTCCTGGCTCTTTTCATCTCCAATAGTGGCAAGCCTTTGGGTTCCTATCCCCTCCTGGgttctctttccttcccaggATAATGGCCCCTGCTGCCTTAGGGTGGACAAGCACATGGGGTACATTtttgcctctttccatctctgtttctctgccctcTGCTTCTTTTTCCAGTCACTCTCATCGATTCCTATGAGTCTTCTAGCTTCATGTTCCTGGTGTTTGACCTGTGAGTATCTCCCTGCCTATCTGAGaagcatcctcctgcctctggatgTGGCTCCAGCCTTACAGCTCTGTGGGATGGGGCTCACCCTACCCTGTTCACTTTTCCTCTgcttcagccaggtctctctctcAACCAGCCTGCCTAAAAGCCCAAGGTGAAGCTTTCTCCCTAGGTGCCATGATGGGTACACATTCATTCTTCAGAGTAGTAATCACCTGTCAAATACAAAGAGTTGTAGTGACCTCAGGAAtccctatctcagtctcccattACTATAAAATGAGCAGGGTGGGAAAGGTTTTAAGACAAAagaaggggctgagaagatggctcagttggaaaGAACATTTGCTatgtaaacatgaggaccagagttcaaccCTAGTAGCCATGGAAAAACCTAACTATGGACATGCATTCCTGTAACTCCTGTCCTGAGGGAGCAGAGATTTCTGGtgttccctggtcagccagtctaaagGTAGGAAGCTTgagacactgtctccaggaaAAGTAATAGAGAAGTACACCCATtgccctcctctggcctctacacacatgagcactgggcacatgtatctgtacacatatgtgtatacatcatatacataccaataaaaataaatcaggaacGTGTTCAACATGAGCTGATGAATATAAAACAAATCCTCACTTAGCAATCTCCTTACCATACTATACTGCTCTGCTGTTTCTGCTCACGtgcttttttttggttcatttgaaTTCAAATTTCATGTTTTACACAATACAGTGTACCCCAATTATGAAGGTATTTCAATAGACAATGATTTAGCCAGGTACCATGCCTATAATCATAATACTCCAGAGGTTGACGCAGGAGTATTGTGAATTTATAGCTAGCTTAGGCTACATACTGAGATGCCATTTCCGATGATAACAGTAATCTGAATACCAatgatttgttttgtctttttcaaggtagggtcttgctctagcccagagtgacctggtattcactctgtagtctcagggtggccttgaactcagtgatcctcctatctctgcttcccaagtgctgggattaaaggcctgcaccaccatgcctggcttgaatacCAAAAATTTAACCGAGGCCCCTTTAGTACATTTACTGAGAGCTGGGGAGGCATCTTAGGTGATAAAGTtccttataagcatgaggacctgcgatCAGTCACCAGATCCTAGctgggtggtgcatgtctgtaatcccagtgctggggaggcagagacaggaggatctctggagcttgctggctagcagtCTAGTctaaatggtgagctccaggccaatgagagaactgtctcaaaggagatagatggcagtgttcctgaggatgacaccttaggtcctgtggcctccacatgtaccagcacacacactcacattcgTGTGCactacaggtgtgtgcatgcatacttacatacatacatacatacataaaatttacaGAAATAGCCCTCTTCCAAAGTCCAGGGGTGAGCTGGCcattatgtaatcccagcacttgggaggccctggtaggaggatcaccatgagttccaggttagtcttggctagagtgataccctgccaaaaaaaaaaaaaaaaagccaggtgtggtggcacatgcatttaatcccagcacttgtaaggctgaggtaggaggatcaatgagtttgaggctagcctgagactatatagtgaattccaggtcagcttgggctagatgagatcctaccttaaccCCCATAttccccccaacaaaaaaaaagtccaaggtggggctagagagatggcttattggttaagttgcttgcctgggaagtcataattacccaggttccattccccagtactcaagtaagccagatgcacaacatggtgcatgcatctggagttatttgcagtggctggaggccctgatgagtccattctctatctgcctttctctccacccccccacaaagtaaataaatacattttttttttcctgtttttcaaggtagggcctcactctagctcagactgacctgaaatttattctgTTAGTCTGAGTGGCCcctaactcatggcaatacttctacctctgcctcctgagtgctgggattaaagatgtgcgccaccatctTCCATGGTTTTTAAGAATCCTAGCTTGTTTTCTCTGCATACAGTAGCCTCCATCTATCCCCCCACCCCACGTCCCTAGGATGCGAAAAGGAGAGCTGTTTGACTACCTCACAGAGAAGGTGGCCCTCTCAGAAAAGGAAACCAGGTAATGGTTGAGCATATACCCTTCTGGAGTGAGGGTTAGGGTGGGGGCAGGGTGAATCAGGAGGCTGTGCTCCCCTCAGGTCTATCATGAGGTCTCTGCTGGAAGCAGTGAGTTTTCTCCATGCCAACAACATTGTACACCGAGACCTGAAGCCCGAGAATATTCTCCTAGATGACAATATGCAAATCCGCCTTTCAGACTTTGGGTTCTCCTGTCACTTGGAACCTGGAGAGAGGCTTCGAGGTAAGGGGTCCTGATGCCCCATGAAACttgggaaagagggagatcaaATTGGCTTGGTTGAAAATTGAGTCTTAGGTGCcaagcatggcggcacatgcctttaatcccagcacttagaaggcggaagtaggaggatcactttgagtttgagaccagcctgggactataaattccaggtcagcctgggatagagtaagtccctacctaaaaaaaaaaaaaaaaaaaacagtgtgtgtgttggggagacaGCATTTGCTGAATCCTCACTGGATACAAAGGCTTTTGTGCAACTTAATGGGCCTCTTGACATGAAAGACGGATAAGCAAGCAAACAGGTCCATAGCTGACAAAGGTCCATGCCAGGGATACTAGAAGAAAGCAGCACTATCTGAGGAATCCCCAGAGGAGAGGCTCCTAACGGCTTCTTGAGGGACTGGTAGCATACCCTCAATCTCTGCTCCTGCTCCCCAGAGTTGTGTGGTACTCCAGGATATTTGGCACCAGAGATCCTTAAATGCTCCATGGATGAAACCCACCCAGGATATGGCAAGGAAGTTGACCTGTGAGTTTTCAGTTTTGCCCTTCCTCCTTCTGTGTTACCTCCTTGCTGATTACCTCAACCTGCCTAAGTATGGTCTTTCCCTTAGCTGGGCCTGTGGAGTGATCTTGTTCACACTGCTAGCTGGCTCACCACCATTCTGGCACCGGCGCCAGATCTTGATGTTACGCATGATCATGGAGGGTCAGTACCAGTTTAGTTCACCTGAGTGGGATGACCGTTCTAACACCGTCAAAGACTTGGTAAGTTGGGGTCATGATAGGATACTGGCGAAGACCCAAGATCTGCCTTTCATGAGCTGTGCTTTCCTCTAGATCACAAGGCTCCTGCAAGTCAATCCTGAAGAACGCCTGACAGCTCAGCAGGCCCTACAGCACCCCTTCTTTGAGCGTTGTGAAGGCAGCCAGCCCTGGAACCTCACACCTCGCCAGCGGTTCCGGGTAAGCTGAGAGTGGCAGGGTCTACACCTGGGCCTGTTCTGTGACCTTTCCCCTGTGCAGGATGAGTCACTGGAGCTCACATTTTCCCCCTTCCCAGGTGGCAGTGTGGACAATACTGGCTGCTGGGCGAGTGGCCTTAAGCACTCATCGTTTACGACCACTGACCAAGAATGCACTGTTGAGAGACCCATATGCACTGCGGCCAATAAGGCGCCTCATTGACAACTGTGCCTTCCGACTGTATGGCCACTGGGTGAAGAAGGGTGAACAGCAGAATCGGGCGGCCCTTTTCCAACACCGGCCCCCTGGGCCTTTCCCACTTGTGAGCACAGAAGAGGAAGGGGACTGCAGTGCTATCACTCTCACTGATGACGAGACTGCACGAGCAGCACTTGGATAGGACCTCAGCATTGGACAGACCCAGAAAGCAGCACTCTCCAGGAGATTTTTATCATTCCAGCCCCTTGGGGCTCTGGCCTTGGGCCCCCTGGCTTGCTAAGCTTCCCACGAATAATGGCACTGTCATAGAAAGCAGCCCTGAATACCTTCCTGGCTTTTGGGCTTGTAGCACAGAGCTGAGGTGGAAGGAGCCACTCCGGATGCTACACCTGGCCTTGTCAGTGCTGCCTGCGCATCTGAAATAAAACCACCTCCAAGCTGGGGAAAGTCAGTGCCCCCTGTCTGCTGTCTGGCTTCAGGAAAGCCCATAAGGTTCTTGGGAGGCTCTGGTCCAGGTCTTTATTGGGGAAAATGCAAGGGGGATCATTTTGTCTTGTTCTTGCTTTTGCTGGGAGGTAGCTGAGAGGGCCGCTCTAGTGCAGTCAGCTTGCTGCTCAGCCTTTCCTCGCTGGCCTTGAGCTGTTCCTCCACTAGCTGTTGGAGCTGTCCCAACTCCTTGCTCAGTTGGTTCTTGATATAGGTTTGGAGGATGCCAACCTGGCCTGCCAGGGTAGAGAAGGGACAGATAGAAGAAGCATGGTCTGGAGATAAGGGAACACACTGAGGGTGATGTTGCTTTACTCTAGGAAATTCTAGCTAGCcctttgagagaggcagagtaaGTCTGAAGTCccgggctgggcatggtggagcatacctaTAGCCTTAACATTCAAGAAGCTAGGGCACAGGGATCTTAGGTTGAAagcaagcctggactacataggaaGACTTTGTCTCCaaatacacacccacacccacgcAGGTTTGGTGGTACAAGCTTGTAATCCCAGGTGCtgctttttatttgctttttattgtGTGTCccctgaagcagggtctcactgtaacccaggctacctggaactctgtagccctggaCTGGCCTCAAACATGCATGCTCTACCCCCAGCTATTCCAgctattattactttattttatattatttatctttttttttatgtagagccttactctagcccaggctgacctggaattcactacatagtctcaggctgctcttgaactcacagtgatcctcccacctctgcctcccaagtgctatgattaaaggcgtgttccactaTGGCCGTCTATTTCAGCTACTTCTGAGGCtaacaagttccaggtcagcctgggctacagaagttCAACACTAACCTGGGCAGCTTCAttagaacctgcctcaaaacaaaagtgaaaactgGGAAGAGGGGAAAGCTGGTGATATAGCTTCATTTCtagtgtttgcctggcatgtgtgaaCTCACGGATTGATGCTTACTACATCAACCAAGCATGATGGTTCACACTtgttagaggcaggaggatcagaagttcagtcaTCTTAGACTTGAGTGTTCAAGTACAACCTGGGTTATATAAGAtcctgtattttaaaaaagaggtgctgggtgtggtggcgcatgcctttaatcccagcactcgggaggcagaggtaggaggactgccgtgagtttgaggccaccctgagactccgtagtgaatgtgagaccctacctcgaaacaccggaaaaaaaaaaaaaaaaaaaaaaaggtggggctggagagattgcttagcggttaaggacccacattctactcttcagatcccatgtaagccagatgcacaaggtgacacatgttcaaggttgcacatgcacacaaggtggcacatgcatctggagtttgatagcattggatgaggccctggtacgccaattctctcttgtgctCTTTTACACTTGctgtaattaaaaagaaaaaagaaagagagacgccgggtatggtgatgcatgactttaatcccagcacttgggaggcagaggtagaggtaggaggattgctgagagctcaaggccaccctgagaatacagagtgaattccaggtcagcctagactagagtgaaaccctaccttgaaaaaccaaaaaaaataaaaaaagtgagaggtggctggggagatagatggtttagttggtaaagtgcttacaatGCAAATATGAAGACCTGTGTTCAGATCCCATTCccatgtaaaaaaatatatattgcttctgtaatcccagtgctgggaggcacagataaggatccctggagcttttTGGCTGGTTAGTCTAACCAaaccagtgagttctgggttcagtgagagactcaaaaaataggactggagtggctggatagatggctcagtggttaaaggctcctgTTTGCTAAGCCTGGCATCCCAGGTTTTAACCTCCAGTATTCACATACAacaaggtgcacaaagtggcacataataTTTGGAGTTTCAAGAAggcttggtgtacccattccctctctcattctactagccaataaataaattaattaagttcattaatttaaaaaaataaaaggagccgggagtggtggcacacgcctttaatcccagcacgggaggcagaggtaagaggatcaccgtgagttccaggtcagcctgagcagcctgagctaaagtgagaccctacctcgtaaaaccaaaaaaaaaaaaaaaaaaaaaggctgggagctgggcatgatggcacatgcctttaatttcatcactcgggaggcaaagtaggaggagtgccatgagttcgaggccatcttagactacatagtgaataccaggtcagcatgagctagagtgagaccctaatttgaaaaaccaaataaaataaaaggaagggggAGGCTAGAAAGCCAGGCGtcatggtaggaggattgctgtgagttcaaggtcaccctgagactacagtgtgaattccaggtcagcctgtgatagagcgagaccctaccttaaaaaaaaacaaaagaaggggttagagagatggcatagcagttaaggcacttgcctgcaaagccaaaggacctagattcaattccccagtacccatgtgaagccagatgcgcaaagaggCATGTGCAACTGGATTTCGTTTGTGGTGGCTCAAGATCCTTTCATGCCTATTCTTGCTGTCtcgctctgcttacaaataataactaactaactaaataaataaattttaaaaatagctgggcatggtggcccacacctttaatcccaacactgaaaggcaaaggtaggtggatcactattaGGTCAAAggcaccctcagactacatagtgaaaaaccaaaaaaaaaaaaaaaaaaaaaaaaaaaaatatatatatatatatatatatatatatatatatacatatatatatatataaaaataaagtttgctggacatggtggtgcacaccatgctgtgagtttgaggccaccctgtgactacagagtgaactgcaggtcagcctgggctagaatgagacccgcCTTGAACCCTCTGcccaaaaaatacatatatacacacatatatatgaaaataaaataaggtgggctggggagatggctcagtggttaaattacctatataaagccagatgctccaaGTTGCaaatgtctagagtttatttgcccatactctctttttttttaaaaaaatttttatttatttatttgagagtgacagacacagagagaaagacagatagagggagagagagagaatgggcgcgccagggcttccagcctctgcaaacgaacaccagacgcgtgcgccccccttgtgcatctggctaacatgccccccttgtgcatctggctaacatgggacctggggaaccgagcctcgaaccggggtccttaggcttcacaggcaagcgcttaaccgctaagccatctctccagccccatactctctctttttaaaaaatattttatttttatttacttatttgagagagagggaatgtgtgtgccaggtcctccagctgctggaaatgagctccagatgcaaatgcatgagcctggcttacatgggtcctggggaactgaacctgggtcctttggttttgcaagccagcatgttaaccactaaaccatctctccagtcctctttttgctttttgaggtagggtctcattctagcccagactggcctagaactcacaaccctcctacctctgcctcctgactgcaagaacgaaaggcgtgtgccaccacacttggctttctctcttgaacaaataattttttaaaaaaataaggtggagagttatTAAGACTgtcaatgttgacctctggtctccagacCACACCCCATGTACTTGTACCCCACTCCCACATATGAACgtgcatataaacatgcatatataccacatagacatgcaaaataaaaaagtggggagatataattcagtggtagaacattcaTGCATATGGCTCTGGGTTCAGTGCATGGTTCTATAAAACAaactgaaaaccaaacaaaaccaagaaaagggccaagcattgtggcacatgcctttagcacttgggaggcagaggtaggaggattgctgagtttgagaccaacctgggactacagagtgaatttcatgtcagggtaggagaccctacttcaaaaaataaacaaacaagggctggagggatggcttagtggttaaggcatttgcctgcaaagc is a window from the Jaculus jaculus isolate mJacJac1 chromosome 12, mJacJac1.mat.Y.cur, whole genome shotgun sequence genome containing:
- the Phkg2 gene encoding phosphorylase b kinase gamma catalytic chain, liver/testis isoform isoform X2, with the translated sequence MTLDVGPEDELPDWAAAKEFYQKYDPKDVIGRGVSSVVRRCICRATGDEFAVKIMEVTAERLSLEQLEEVREATRREMHILRQVAGHPHIITLIDSYESSSFMFLVFDLSIMRSLLEAVSFLHANNIVHRDLKPENILLDDNMQIRLSDFGFSCHLEPGERLRELCGTPGYLAPEILKCSMDETHPGYGKEVDLWACGVILFTLLAGSPPFWHRRQILMLRMIMEGQYQFSSPEWDDRSNTVKDLITRLLQVNPEERLTAQQALQHPFFERCEGSQPWNLTPRQRFRVAVWTILAAGRVALSTHRLRPLTKNALLRDPYALRPIRRLIDNCAFRLYGHWVKKGEQQNRAALFQHRPPGPFPLVSTEEEGDCSAITLTDDETARAALG
- the Phkg2 gene encoding phosphorylase b kinase gamma catalytic chain, liver/testis isoform isoform X1, whose product is MTLDVGPEDELPDWAAAKEFYQKYDPKDVIGRGVSSVVRRCICRATGDEFAVKIMEVTAERLSLEQLEEVREATRREMHILRQVAGHPHIITLIDSYESSSFMFLVFDLMRKGELFDYLTEKVALSEKETRSIMRSLLEAVSFLHANNIVHRDLKPENILLDDNMQIRLSDFGFSCHLEPGERLRELCGTPGYLAPEILKCSMDETHPGYGKEVDLWACGVILFTLLAGSPPFWHRRQILMLRMIMEGQYQFSSPEWDDRSNTVKDLITRLLQVNPEERLTAQQALQHPFFERCEGSQPWNLTPRQRFRVAVWTILAAGRVALSTHRLRPLTKNALLRDPYALRPIRRLIDNCAFRLYGHWVKKGEQQNRAALFQHRPPGPFPLVSTEEEGDCSAITLTDDETARAALG
- the Phkg2 gene encoding phosphorylase b kinase gamma catalytic chain, liver/testis isoform isoform X3, which produces MFLVFDLMRKGELFDYLTEKVALSEKETRSIMRSLLEAVSFLHANNIVHRDLKPENILLDDNMQIRLSDFGFSCHLEPGERLRELCGTPGYLAPEILKCSMDETHPGYGKEVDLWACGVILFTLLAGSPPFWHRRQILMLRMIMEGQYQFSSPEWDDRSNTVKDLITRLLQVNPEERLTAQQALQHPFFERCEGSQPWNLTPRQRFRVAVWTILAAGRVALSTHRLRPLTKNALLRDPYALRPIRRLIDNCAFRLYGHWVKKGEQQNRAALFQHRPPGPFPLVSTEEEGDCSAITLTDDETARAALG